A genomic stretch from Bacillus sp. E(2018) includes:
- a CDS encoding histidine kinase N-terminal domain-containing protein has translation MDSSTNTQSNTELAQFLNNQRTSIVEKWLENVLLPQNDPFYEEVKKNGHQTIVELINYLETGSLERLQALTSKIAKERIEAKANVGDFVHNINVGRSIVYELLMCSLLNDQLKGDGVLKMQRYFDQLVFLSVQEYTALKDSIIDRKNQFIQEMHHDRLTMLGQIAASFAHEFRNPLTSVKGFIYLLQKELDKTDLSEYYFEIIQNEMQSLEEKITQFLYLSKMRGLQDKLEKVSLSSLLKEMLNFMYPRFTETNIVIISQVENDVFTEGDSSQIKQVLLNILVNAVEELSGWSGERKIKVSLMKNKDNMAELSICNNGNPIPDYLLENVFEPFVTTKSLGTGLGLSVCKQIVEKHNGTIEVRSTRDDTCFTIHFPIIQS, from the coding sequence TTGGATAGCAGTACAAACACACAATCAAATACAGAACTTGCTCAATTCTTAAACAATCAAAGAACAAGCATTGTTGAAAAATGGCTGGAAAACGTACTGTTGCCTCAAAATGACCCTTTTTATGAAGAAGTAAAAAAGAACGGTCATCAAACAATTGTAGAATTGATCAACTATTTAGAAACAGGTTCACTGGAAAGATTACAAGCTCTAACGAGTAAGATCGCTAAAGAACGAATTGAAGCGAAAGCGAACGTAGGGGATTTTGTTCATAATATCAACGTAGGTCGGAGCATCGTCTATGAACTGTTAATGTGTTCGCTCTTAAATGACCAATTAAAAGGTGATGGCGTTTTAAAAATGCAGCGGTATTTTGATCAGCTTGTCTTTTTGAGTGTTCAAGAATATACAGCACTTAAGGATTCGATCATTGACCGGAAAAACCAGTTCATTCAAGAGATGCACCACGATCGGTTAACCATGCTTGGACAGATTGCGGCTAGTTTTGCCCATGAATTTCGAAATCCACTGACTTCCGTTAAAGGCTTCATCTATCTTTTACAGAAAGAATTAGATAAGACGGACCTATCAGAGTATTATTTTGAGATCATACAAAACGAGATGCAGAGCCTTGAAGAGAAGATTACACAATTTCTCTATTTATCAAAGATGAGAGGCTTACAAGATAAGCTAGAGAAAGTCTCGTTATCATCACTTTTGAAGGAAATGCTTAACTTTATGTATCCTCGTTTTACCGAAACGAATATTGTAATCATTTCTCAGGTTGAAAATGACGTGTTTACAGAGGGCGATAGTTCACAGATCAAACAGGTGTTATTAAACATTCTAGTGAATGCTGTTGAAGAATTAAGTGGCTGGAGTGGCGAGAGAAAGATTAAGGTTTCTTTAATGAAAAATAAAGACAATATGGCAGAATTATCAATCTGTAATAATGGTAACCCGATTCCTGATTATTTACTTGAGAACGTTTTTGAACCATTTGTTACAACAAAGTCACTCGGAACAGGACTTGGGCTCTCTGTATGTAAACAGATCGTTGAAAAACATAACGGGACGATTGAAGTAAGATCTACAAGAGATGACACATGCTTTACGATTCATTTTCCAATCATTCAATCATGA